The genomic window TCTCAAATCTAAATACAAGATTTTgcttgttttaaaaaatttctttttatacaTTGCGTAGAAAGGTCAAATATGTTTAAACATAGTGTATGATACAATGATAATGAAATAGTGTGAAATGGCTATGTGGGTAGAGTAATACATAAaggaatattataatatttacaatGTAACTATAATAATAATGCACCAAATAATAATAGCGATAATCATATTAATTACTATAGCATGAAAATACgaataaatgaaataatacaCATAATGACAATACTTACACCACACACcaaatacaaatattaataaCCAAAGAAGACGAAATATAATAGAacataaaacaatttaaagaaaataataattcgaaataaattatatataaggacaattcaaaataaataaaagagggtTCCAAATaagcataatatatataaaaaaaactaaaaaaaagcaataaaacactttaaaataaataatatataaaaaataacacatGAAAcagtttttttaaagaaaatatatatatacataaaaatttgaaagatatatatacacaaatttacaataaataatatataaaagaaatttaaataaattatacataaaacagttcaagtaaataataaatataacaacttAAAACAAATGATGATAAAAGAGCACTttttaataaatagataaattaaatggactgatgatgaaattgaaatggaatttaaaattcggggtataaattaaaaatcataaaaatagtaaaaacaaaGATAAAGGGctaaaataaatgagaaaatgAAGTAAGgggaccaaaaaagaaattatcCCAAACCACCTAAACGCGTAGTTTCGCGCGGGATTaaaatgaaacagaaataaaattaTGTggacaaattaaaataaaagaaaagaaagcaaaagggaccaaattgcaatagtctgaaaattcaaaaagacCGAATGCGCAAATAACCCATGTGCTAGAAAACAGGCGGATCCTAGCCTCGTGGGTCGGGTTATCGGGTCAGATTCTGGTTATtgttgaaacgacgccgttttggtgactggaaataaaacccaaaacgacgccgttttggtatGCTATAAAggcagaattttttttaaaaggccATTTGcttctcttttaaaaaaataaaaaataaaagcttTCTATTCATTTTCTCTCTGGGCATTGCCCAAGATCCGGCCATGGGGCCACCATCCGTCCGTCATGGCCGTCGGCTGACGACGGCGGTGACCGCCGTATATGGCTATCGGAGTCCCAAAAAAAGAACCCATTTTGATCCAATCGACCTCCCCATGCCCGTTTTGAAGCCGCAATCTTCAAAAGACAAACGAAAGTACCCGAACGAGCCAGTGACCCCCCAAATTCCGGCCTCGCTGTTAACGGCCGATTTCGACGACAGAGGGAGGACCCCCCAACGACATGGCCGTGGCACGTTTCAGGTACGCTTCTCTCTTTTCGTTTTTTATTTTagtacaaaaacaaaaataaaagagataaaaaataaaaagagataaaaacaataaaatgaaaacaaaaaccgAAAAAAAGCttttcctttcaaaattttctctgcTTTTCTTTTTTTAGATGTTCGTAAACGGAAGAAGAACTACAATCGTCtgatttttggcttttatagccgatttacagccttttagtttcttttttttttgtcactttgcTATTTGGCTTTTCTGCTGCTGCGTGTGGCTTCGTTTTGTAGGTGACAGAGCAGTGTCAGACGCGTGAAGGAGGTGGCGTGTGGCATGCGACGCTGGGCAGAAGCAGGAGCGGCGGCCAGCAGCAGCTAGGGTTCTCTACTGCTGAAATTTTAATTTcctgggctagggtttttttatttttgggcctGTTGGGTGTTCGTTTTGGATATTGGGTTTTTGTGTGttgggcccgggcagattttgggctttacacctaacttttgttttttttcttttaacacaTTTATGGAAGTTTTCTCATGAGACTAAGggctagtttggatgggcggtgtgtttacctccggtaaggttaaaaacaacggtggcggtgagattaggtactgtagcggtgagattggatactgtagcaatgagattagaaacaacggtggagtgtgtgtttggattcaaacgcagctgtagcggtgaggtgaaaatagaaaatgacttttaaggacattagattaaaaatgatatataatagaagtttttaaaattatttaacaattacaaaattaacaaatgattaaaaattattattaaatataatttaataaaaatatataatttaataaaatatatgaatttactaaaattataatatataatattataaaatataatttaaaataattattatcaaatataatttaacaaaaatatataatttaataaaattcttagtattaaatattcttatatgaatttactaaaatcataatatataatactataaaatataattttaaataattattattaaatataatttaacaaaaatatataatttaataaaattcttagtattaaatattcttatgatTGTATCAACAAACTTCATCAATTTCttctatcaaatattaaaatatttgaacttgACTTTGAATATTGATTTTATGATTGTTACTTTACCATCAGCAACCCAAGTTCAATTTACTAACAACATAATGAATTAGGGTTTTTCTTCATATTCCCAATTATGTATTCCATTTCCGACCGTAAAGCACCTTTCAACTCATCTCATCAGTGATTTTCTGTCCATTGACAAATTAGGATTCTATTGTTTGTGCATCAACAATTTCGAATTCTAAAATTTAGAacgtaaattttattttctcaatttcaattttgtttctaGATTTGAATTGCAGCAATTTTGGTCTTCAATGttgttttcttctttcattttaacttcttcttttttgttatattttctgatgcattttttatgattaaacttttagacatgtttattttcaattttttccatgagcatttagataaaaaaatattaaaactattcaaaagttactTGTTTGCTTCAAAACGAAgcatataaggactaaattgctcaTTTTTATATTAGAGGACCCAATTTGCTCTTGAATTTCTAATAGTTTAACCAACAAAAATCTTACATGACCTAACAAAAAACCTCTCCAACTAAATTGCACGCATAACTTGTTTAGCAAGGTTCATTTTGTCTAAAGATTGAACAGACTTGGATTAACAATTTATATAGATAAAATGTACTCTTATTGTAATCGACTTGGACAAATATGAATGGTGGTCATCTTTTATAAATACAAATTTGTCATCATACAGgtttaaaagaaagtaaaaaaaaaagctgatcatttcatcattcaattttaaacatttaagaaAGGTATAGGTTTTCTGTCTGGCCATGATTCTATTTTCTCAAAGCACTTGACAGGTACCACCCCATCAAAACCTTAAGTCAATATCACTTTATTGTCTGATATGTAAAGTTTCATGCCTTCTGCAGTCATCAAGAAAACAAGCGAAGACAACTTAAGAACCGTAGTTTGGCAAGAACAAATCAATATATGTTCGGCCACGACTCtaaagaaaagtgagaaagatGACTTGCTTCTTTCATGATTCTATGAACCGAAGCAATAACTGCAAGCATGCTTACATTCCAAAGCTTTTCTAACATCAAGATAGATCAAAACGTTAACATCTCGTCTCATACCTGAAGAGGGTAAAAGATACAAATCATCATAAGCCCTCTACAGCATTTAGATTCACTAAAACTCAATTTATGTCGATTAGTGCTTCTCATTTCCCATTATCGCTTAAAATTCACGTTTTATATCGGCACCTTAGTAATCCCCTTTCATAATCTTTAGCATGAATCCTATGGTGAAATACAGATAACAAGCATAACAACACCCCTAAGCAGTTTGTCACGTATACAGTGCTGGCATATTAAAAATAGAGAGTAAAATGAAGGAGTTCGTATGTCAAAGTTCAGAGGAACAGTAAAGAGAAATTTCATGATATCTCACCACTTATCACTTCACCGTCAGTCGGCAAGCCACTTGAGAAGTGAACATGCAATCTTTTCATGCGCTTCAAACCCGACTCCAAAATTGATTCCAAATTCCTCTTATAGGTTCCATGTACGCAAACTATCATCTCAGGGAAAATCAAGAGGATTATGCAAAATAAAAGGCATAAAGAAAGTCCATAAATCTAAGAGACATGATGTTCTTACATTGCACTTCATCAGCTGAAAGTATTTGTTTTAATAATCTTTCGGACTCAACTGTCTGCCAACGTGACATACAATATCTTCCTTAGAAGTGCATAGACATAAATAAAGATGCTCAAAACAACAGCTAAAAATAATCTAAGGTGACAATTCAGATAAAGCATgaagaaattaataaatttttaagaaagaTTCATCACCATGACGGTATGGCCTTGGTTTGCACGTATCAGAAGCTCCCCATTTTCCTCAAGAAGGCTAAACCGTTGTTTATTATCTTTTTTGACAGCCTACAATCAATAAACATAAAAACCATGAAATTTCTTTTGGCTGCAAAACGAACATTTTCCTTCTCATGATTGTTTATACACCAACATTTTGGAGACTAAGAATCTAAATCACTTATAAGTAAACAACAAATAGTATTTAGCTCAAAGAAGGAAAATGTTTATACATCAATAGCTCAAAGAACATTTCTGAGGCAGTACATGAACTGTCCTCTTTCTCCTCCCGCGTTCAGCACAACTCATCTGCTTCTTCCCTGCATTAGTAAACTGATCACTTAATTTGCTTATATAAAATTCAACATGCAAATACATGGATTTAGCAGCACTAAAAGGAATAGAATTATGGAAGaagaaaacaacaatttttttgtCGGCATCATCCAGCTTTTGGTTTTGAGCACCGTCAGCTGCTGACTGCTCACTAGGCGATGGATACACTGGAAAATCATTACCGAACATAATATTAAGTTGCTACCAACTATGAATTCAGTCAATTGATACAACAGTAAGTCCACATCTTCATCAACAAAACAACTGCACAATATATTTGCTACTTGAAGAGATTTATGTGCTTCACCTCATTTCTTTCCCATTATTTACATTTTAGAAAAGATTTCCATTCATTTCCTCGGCAGGGGTTTCATTAACATTGTCTTTTACAAAAACTAGAAGTTTTTCATAAGAATTTCACGACACTACTTATTAATGTATTAGATGCTCAAAGAAAGAAATTGCATCAGTTGCTAGTTTCAACTGCCTAAAACCTCATTAGCACATTCATCATAAGAAGCCTTTTTTTCTGGAAAGATTACTGAATGCAAAACAATGATATGAATTTATCTGTAGgactatttttgaaatttaaccaAATAACAGAAGggtcattaaaataaaataaaaatcttagCAAAAACAGACCCTTTGGTTGCGTCCTCTAAGGTATACAGCAGTTTCATGGCATCGGTGTATCTCAATTCACCAGCAATAGTTGAAATCTGCAAAAGGAGAAATGCATGTTAACCTGTAAACAGTCACCACCATCACCTTGACCAAACTGATTTGCAAACCAAGGGGAAGGGGaaagggaaggggaaggggaaagggGAGAAGAAGGGTAACCAAATATCAGAAGAAACAAAAggggaaaagaaacaaaagaaataatatgggtaaaagaggaaaagaaaaagcaactGGAGTTGCTAAATTTTTACCGGACCAACAATCTCCAGTTGATTTGGGGCTGACCAACGTGGTGGAGGCTGCTTCTCACCGCACTGGCATGCTGAACCAAAGGGCTGACCAGTGAGGTTGCTGCCATTTCCCCCCACCCCAACCGCACCTTACTGGTATGCAATGACAAACCAAAGGAGCCCTAAGATGCTCACTACCCTTCTTTACAGTGGTAGAGCCAAGGAGGGATTGGCAAGGGCCTTGGCCCCCTAAGATGGAAAATTgttcatttaagctatttataatttataaaattttaaattagtaatggtaaaaacGCACATTGGCCcccccaaaatgataaaattttgatttaattctttaaaaattataaagatataaactattaaaatagtgaaattacattttcactatcataaaaatatacaatttaattccgaaCCCTCCCCTAAATTTTCTAACCCCGCCGCTGCTTCTTTATAGTTTTTACtaaagaaatttcaaaaaaaagaaagaaaggttttgaGCTTAATTGGTTCAAGAATGGAGGAAGGATACAaagggaaataaaagaaaagtttgaTGGAAACTTAGGGGGTGAGTAACGGTGAGTTTGGCgaaaagatgacaacttttcattttttctcGCACTTTTTACACCATTTCATAAAAATATCTcattttttgtattaaaaaagGTCAAATTGCTAATAGGTCCTTAAGTCATCCATCTTTTCACTTTAGCCCTAATCATTGTCTAAAAATATCTACTTGGCTAATTATCATCTTATCATTTTTTACCTTTTATAATTCTTAGGATGACTCATATTTCACCCTGGTTAAATTTATTCTTAATCCTTCCTTCCTTTTCACCACTACTATGTATCtcctaactttttattttcccttattTGGTCACAACAAATTCTCTATTCTTTCAATTAAATCAATacttctatttaaaattttcctatctaAGGAGCATTTTCTAATCTCCTACCGGGTCTAAATACTTCCTAATTAGATACTCAAAATTCCTATTTgttctatttcaaaaattttgcacTAATTCCTGATTCGATCCATCACTGTATCTAACTCTGAGTTAAAATGTGAATGTTCCGtaggccctttaaaatttttaaaaatttaaattagtaaaagtagaATTGCACTTTGTCCtccctaaaaacataaaaatttgatttaatcctttaaaaattataaagatataaactattaaaatagtgaaattatatttttaccatcataaaaattacaatttaatttcggcccctaatttttttttgatttcgcCCCTATCGGTCGGTAAATAAATATTTGTCTCATAACCACTATTCTATAATTTATGTATAATCTTgctaggggtgtgcataattcgggtaaaaccgaaaaaattcggttaatctgtcgattaaccaaattttttcggtcaggggtcagttaattttttttatgatttttcggttaatggttaattcagtccgaaaccggtcggttaaccgaattttttcggttaaccgaaaaaattaataaataaaattattcaacccaacccaattacccaacccaataaaactaaaactaaagtctacccAATTATCAactcaataaaaataaaactaaagtttAACTCTTAAGTATCTACCCAATtacacatgtttttttttttttaggtttaatgcaAATGAAGATTTTTTGGAGAGAAGAAATGTATATAAATGCAGAATATTAAAGACTTACATTTCAACTATGTGCTAATTTCAAGAAttatataatgtttttaattatgtaatggTTCAAAtacttatgtaatatttttaattatatagtgattcaattcgggtaattcggttaattcagttaatttttaaccaaaaataaaaactatataatttttggttaattcggttaaccgacctaattaactgaaaaaatttcagttcgattaacggttaaaaattttaaaaggtcggttaattcgattaTAGCTATTTCAGATCGGTTAACCGAATGCACACCCTAAATCTTGCTACTACCGTTTGGAGTTGGTTAATAGGATTATAAACTAATTTAGGTATCTTGGTTATAAATGGAAACTAATGGTTTTGATAACAGTCCAATTATCTTGGAGATTTTATCCCAAATCGTCATGGCTAAATCATCCGAAAAActttaattaaatcttaaaaaagaaaatcaaattattGGCGTCATCGCTTATGTTTGCATTTTGTTAGGTTCAATTTCCCATTCCCATCCCATATCGATGTGTAACTTAAATATGTGAAGAGAAACGAGTGGCTCGTGGAGTAGTGGCTGAAGGGTGAGTAGCGGTAAACTCAGAACGCTTTGGTAcgctttgttttgttttgttttgtttgtttgtttgatcGTCCCTATTTATTTCCTGGTTTTCTGAAGATTTGcagctttaaattttgttttccttctttgggttttctttttcatttggaTTGCTTTCATGTATGGATTTGGTAGTTGCCCTTATCTGTATTTCCTCCCCCAAATTGCACTTACTCGTAATTTGCTGAAATCCCCGGTGGAATTTTCCAGTTTGGGTGGTTGATTTCGTTTTCATTAGTAGTATACACACAGGCATACTGATTCAAAAATATTGCTTTCAAAATTGTTCCTCAGAACTATCAAAATAAACTGGGTGAAGATGAATAGTTATCAACTGactattttaaaaatcttttattgCAATGTACTGTTGCCAAAAACTATGTTGCTTCTGTACTTAGATATTAAGGTCGGATACATGTATATATCTGGTACGAATGATTACATCACGGGTACTGGTGACTACAGCATAATCTTATTAACTTGCTGATAATTCATCCCCTCTCCCATAGAACTAACTCTTGTCTTATTACATTTACTTTTTAGTTCAAATACGTGAAATATATAGTTAGCTTTGAAGAGATTGTATGGTTTGACTCTAGTTGTTGAAATGACAGGGAAATGGCAAGTAATAATCCGGGATGGTTAGTTTTGGTTGGGATTTTGGTGACGTTAAGTTTACCATATTCACATGCCTTTTGGGgaaatgaaaataagatacataCTGCTGTTTTCTTGTCACCCAAGTTCGTGCTCGGACCAGGATCCGTGGAAAATAAGTTCTATTTCAATGTCGACTTTCCGAAAGGTCATATTGCCTTGAAAAGTTTCGATGCAGAAGTAATTGATGAGGCCGGGAATCCTGTTCCACTGCACGAGACGTACCTGCATCATTGGGTTGTTGTTAGATACTATGTACGTAAAGGCGTGGAAATATCGAAGTTGGATGACCTTAAAAAGGTTAACAGGTCGGACTATATTTCTGGGGGAAACAGTGGGATTTGTCAGAATGGAATTCTTAGTCAGTTCTTTGGCCTCGGGTCTGAGACACGGAAAACTTCAACTCATATTCCCGATCCATATGGAATAGAAGTCGGTAATCCTGCTGAAGTTCCTTCAGGGTTTGAGGAGCAATGGATGCTTAATGTTCATGCAATTGATACAAGGGGTGCGGAAGACAAGTTGGGATGTACAGAATGTCGTTGTGATCTGTATAATGTTACGGTCGATGAATATGGAAGACCTTTGAGGCCATACTATAAAGGAGGATTGTTATGTTGTTACGATCGTACCCAATGCAAGGTGAAACATGGGTTTGAGGCTGTTAGAAGAACCCTTTACCTTAGATACACTGTGAAGTGGATTGATATGGATAGGTTCGTCTTGCctgttaaaatttatatatttgatatcACTGATAGTTGGAAAAGGATCCCTAGTTCAACTGAGATTAATGCAGAGCACAAGTGCAAGGTAGATGAACTATCTCGTTTATGTGCTGCAACACCATTTCTGTTTTGTCAAATAAAATTTCTTGTGAAATATCATCATTGAATACATTTGATGCAGATTGAATATAATATTGAATCTTGTGATGCCACTGGATTGGGCAATGATGGATGCATCGACACCAAAAGGATAAGCCTTGACATGCTGTTTGGTGGTTATCTCATATACGGTGTTGCACACCAACATTCAGGTGGCACTGGTTCTGCTCTCTATAGAGAGGTATTGAAATGTCTTATTTCTGCGCATCACTTTTATACCATTAtataatgtatatgtatatgtatgtatgcatacaTGCGATCTGATGATGACGAAAAAGTGTCTGTTTGATTTTGGTGAATTTGAGGATGGCCAACTTATGTGTTCTTCATTACCGACTTATGGGAAAGGAGAAGAACCGGGAAATGAAGCTGGTTACATTGTAGGAATGACCACCTGCTATCCTAAACCCGGAACTGTGGAGATATCTGAAGGGGAGACTTTGATTTTGGAGTTCAATTACAGTAGAATCAGACATCATACTGGTGTCATGGGGCTGTTCTACGTTTTGGTTGCGGATGACTTGCCCAAGCCAATGCATACCTTGCGCACTGTTGTTCAAGTAAGTTTCCAACTCCCAAATGGTGAAACATTGACGAAGAAAATGCATTAGTCCAACTATTTCAAATATACAAATGTTAACTTCGATGAAACCTATAATGTTTTAATGAAACAATCATCTGATGCAGACACAGGACAGTATTATGGTGGTAACAGTCCTTTGGGCTGCGGTAGCTTTGATTGGTGTGGTAGCTGTTATCGCTCTTGCCGTTCATTATCAATTTAAACGCGAGGGAGAAGATGGCTATGAAGCAATTAGGATGTGATGAGCTCCGCTCTGTATTGCATCCAAGAGTTCCAGTAATTTTGTTGTCAAAatagtgatatatatatgtatcatatatattttagttgTCAAAATGGTTAAGAGTACAGCTGCAAGTCAGTTAGGCAGTTCAACTTGTTAGTAGGTTGTTACTATTTGGCATGTAATCAACAATAATCAAATCATGAATAATACACTAAAAGATTCAAAATACAAGTATTCAGTTTTTACCAGTTTAGCTTTAATAGTTTCTTTCAAAACCAGTGATatgtataatatgtatatattagcaACTTTTGAACGTTACGTTCAGATGAACTGTGCAAATCATGCAGGAAAAAATTTCTGGAAAATCATGCGCAAAATAAGGAGAGCAAAACAACGTTttataattaatgaattaaaatagTAGTAAGTAGTGTAGTCAATCCCAATGGAGCTCCTGTATCAGGCTTTTAAGCTCAAGTTGacctttaaaattataatttctttttttgaaacttttagaacattttgtaatttcataaaaaaaaaagcatttaatgtattttttaataatcttaGCATTATTGTAActtcagaaaaaaaatattttttaacttgcaagaaatattgattttttataatttatgaattcttttaaaaaatattgttggATTACTGAGACATAagctttttaataaaaaaaattgatcggAATAACATTACAGACAAAATGGAAGTTTATAGTGAGTGAAAAACATTAAATTAGTTCTCTTACTCGTTTtaatataaactaaaatatttttaaatagttaaatattgtaacttataattgttaattgataagtttattccaataagtaacttttaaaatgatccattttttaaaattttatttggaaaGAGTAATCATGTTTAACTAATTAATAGTCACGCCATTATTGACCaatgaaaaaaaattgcaaatattttaatagataaaagttataataaaattattttatattatgtagaaattatgattttagtggataataataatttaatatataattataattttttaacctaAAATATTAAGGTAAATAAATGTGCATGAAGATTAAATAAACATACGCATGGGttaaaaaaatgatttagtgTTAAAATTTGAACATAAATCTAATAACAAttgatttttattgttattaaaatctttaattattttaagattGATAAATGAAACAACAAATTAtttcttttcaaatattttaattcaaatgttaaaaataaataataataattttagcccAACACCGGCTTCAACGGTTACAAATCATTAATGGTAAACACCTCAGTTTGCTCTCTCTGTCTAGCTTGATGTTGAAATAGATGTTTAGGCAAGTGTTTAATTATTCAAACAAATGTTTGAAcgca from Gossypium hirsutum isolate 1008001.06 chromosome D12, Gossypium_hirsutum_v2.1, whole genome shotgun sequence includes these protein-coding regions:
- the LOC121224281 gene encoding uncharacterized protein; protein product: MGPPSVRHGRRLTTAVTAVYGYRSPKKRTHFDPIDLPMPVLKPQSSKDKRKYPNEPVTPQIPASLLTADFDDRGRTPQRHGRGTFQVTEQCQTREGGGVWHATLGRSRSGGQQQLGFSTAEILISWARVFLFLGLLGVRFGYWVFVCWARADFGLYT
- the LOC107946625 gene encoding uncharacterized protein isoform X3 gives rise to the protein MASNNPGWLVLVGILVTLSLPYSHAFWGNENKIHTAVFLSPKFVLGPGSVENKFYFNVDFPKGHIALKSFDAEVIDEAGNPVPLHETYLHHWVVVRYYVRKGVEISKLDDLKKVNRSDYISGGNSGICQNGILSQFFGLGSETRKTSTHIPDPYGIEVGNPAEVPSGFEEQWMLNVHAIDTRGAEDKLGCTECRCDLYNVTVDEYGRPLRPYYKGGLLCCYDRTQCKVKHGFEAVRRTLYLRYTVKWIDMDRFVLPVKIYIFDITDSWKRIPSSTEINAEHKCKIEYNIESCDATGLGNDGCIDTKRISLDMLFGGYLIYGVAHQHSGGTGSALYREDGQLMCSSLPTYGKGEEPGNEAGYIVGMTTCYPKPGTVEISEGETLILEFNYSRIRHHTGVMGLFYVLVADDLPKPMHTLRTVVQTQDSIMVVTVLWAAVALIGVVAVIALAVHYQFKREGEDGYEAIRM
- the LOC107946625 gene encoding uncharacterized protein isoform X1, coding for MASNNPGWLVLVGILVTLSLPYSHAFWGNENKIHTAVFLSPKFVLGPGSVENKFYFNVDFPKGHIALKSFDAEVIDEAGNPVPLHETYLHHWVVVRYYVRKGVEISKLDDLKKVNRSDYISGGNSGICQNGILSQFFGLGSETRKTSTHIPDPYGIEVGNPAEVPSGFEEQWMLNVHAIDTRGAEDKLGCTECRCDLYNVTVDEYGRPLRPYYKGGLLCCYDRTQCKVKHGFEAVRRTLYLRYTVKWIDMDRFVLPVKIYIFDITDSWKRIPSSTEINAEHKCKIEYNIESCDATGLGNDGCIDTKRISLDMLFGGYLIYGVAHQHSGGTGSALYRECLFDFGEFEDGQLMCSSLPTYGKGEEPGNEAGYIVGMTTCYPKPGTVEISEGETLILEFNYSRIRHHTGVMGLFYVLVADDLPKPMHTLRTVVQTQDSIMVVTVLWAAVALIGVVAVIALAVHYQFKREGEDGYEAIRM
- the LOC107946625 gene encoding uncharacterized protein isoform X2, whose amino-acid sequence is MEMASNNPGWLVLVGILVTLSLPYSHAFWGNENKIHTAVFLSPKFVLGPGSVENKFYFNVDFPKGHIALKSFDAEVIDEAGNPVPLHETYLHHWVVVRYYVRKGVEISKLDDLKKVNRSDYISGGNSGICQNGILSQFFGLGSETRKTSTHIPDPYGIEVGNPAEVPSGFEEQWMLNVHAIDTRGAEDKLGCTECRCDLYNVTVDEYGRPLRPYYKGGLLCCYDRTQCKVKHGFEAVRRTLYLRYTVKWIDMDRFVLPVKIYIFDITDSWKRIPSSTEINAEHKCKIEYNIESCDATGLGNDGCIDTKRISLDMLFGGYLIYGVAHQHSGGTGSALYREDGQLMCSSLPTYGKGEEPGNEAGYIVGMTTCYPKPGTVEISEGETLILEFNYSRIRHHTGVMGLFYVLVADDLPKPMHTLRTVVQTQDSIMVVTVLWAAVALIGVVAVIALAVHYQFKREGEDGYEAIRM
- the LOC121203303 gene encoding tRNA 2'-phosphotransferase 1; protein product: MTVESERLLKQILSADEVQFCVHGTYKRNLESILESGLKRMKRLHVHFSSGLPTDGEVISGMRRDVNVLIYLDVRKALECKHACSYCFGS